A single genomic interval of Corvus hawaiiensis isolate bCorHaw1 chromosome 5, bCorHaw1.pri.cur, whole genome shotgun sequence harbors:
- the TMPRSS11E gene encoding transmembrane protease serine 11E, with translation MDRAIRRMEPWKIAVIVVSVIVGLALIIGLITFLLCHDQDRYYNASFLITNVDYSPQYKRQTTEEFRNLSEDIETMISEIFKGSSLSKRYIRSHVVSLSPDPGGVLASVVLVFKFPSADSEATTWGQVNRVLLRRLQATSTYLNVDQSTVRLTELNKEKGDNLLNNCCGIRRQAFSFTGVERITGGQRAREGEWPWQASIQLDGSHRCGASIISNTWLVTAAHCFRGVRDPRRWTASFGILLRPPKQKKFVRRIIVHERYSDFLLDHEHDVAVVELASAIEFTSDVHSVCLPEASHIFPDNTSCFVTGWGALENDGYSVNQLRQAEVRIISTEVCNRRQVYGGAITPGMLCAGYLDGQVDACQGDSGGPLVHANSRGIWYLVGIVSWGDECGKQNKPGVYTRVTYYRNWIHSKTGI, from the exons ATGGACCGAGCAATAAGGCGTATGGAGCCATGGAAGATCGCTGTCATTGTTGTGTCGGTGATAGTAGGCTTAGCCCTCATCATTGGCTTGATTACATTTCTTTTGTGCCACG ATCAAGACAGATATTACAATGCATCTTTCTTAATCACCAATGTCGACTACAGTCCTCAGTACAAAAGGCAAACTACGGAGGAGTTCAGGAACCTAAGCGAAGATATTGAAACCATG aTATCTGAAATATTCAAGGGGTCCTCTCTAAGTAAAAGATACATCAGGTCCCATGTGGTCAGTCTAAG CCCAGATCCTGGTGGAGTGCTTGCATCTGTTGTTCTGGTATTTAAATTTCCCTCTGCTGACAGTGAAGCAACGACCTGGGGTCAAGTCAACCGTGTGTTACTCAGAAGACTGCAAGCAACCTCGACATACCTGAATGTTGACCAGTCTACTGTTAGACTCACAG agTTGAACAAAGAAAAGGGAGACAACCTTTTAAACAACT GCTGCGGGATACGAAGACAGGCATTCTCCTTCACAGGAGTGGAGAGAATAACTGGTGGGCAGCGTGCACGGGAGGGAGAATGGCCATGGCAGGCCAGTATTCAGCTCGATGGGAGCCATCGCTGTGGTGCATCAATCATCAGTAACACCTGGCTGGTGACTGCAGCCCACTGCTTTAGAGG AGTAAGAGATCCTCGGAGGTGGACTGCCAGCTTTGGAATTCTGCTGAGAcctccaaaacagaaaaaatttgTCCGGAGAATTATTGTTCATGAAAGATACAGTGACTTTCTCCTTGATCATGAACATGATGTGGCTGTTGTGGAACTTGCCTCTGCTATTGAGTTCACAAGTGATGTGCACAGTGTCTGCCTTCCTGAAGCATCTCACATTTTCCCAGACAACACTTCCTGTTTTGTCACTGGCTGGGGAGCTTTGGAGAATGATG GCTATAGTGTTAATCAGCTTCGACAAGCAGAAGTGAGGATTATAAGTACTGAGGTTTGTAATAGGAGACAAGTGTACGGTGGAGCGATAACACCTGGAATGTTGTGTGCTGGATACTTGGACGGGCAGGTGGATGCTTGCCAG GGTGACTCTGGTGGGCCACTGGTGCATGCGAATTCCAGAGGAATCTGGTATCTTGTGGGAATAGTGAGCTGGGGAGATGAATGTGGCAAGCAAAATAAACCAGGAGTGTACACACGAGTTACTTACTATCGAAACTGGATCCACTCCAAAACGGGCATCTGA